The following is a genomic window from Hemibagrus wyckioides isolate EC202008001 linkage group LG22, SWU_Hwy_1.0, whole genome shotgun sequence.
ttacattcttgtgttatgtacattattgtgttgtgtacattattgtgttgtgtacattattgtgttatgtacattattgtgtacattattgtgttatgtacattattgtgtacattattctgttgtgtacattattgtgttgtgaacattgttgtgttatttacattcttgtgttatgtacattattgtgttgtgtacattattgtgttatgtacattattgtgttatgtacattattgtgttgtgtacattattgtgttatgtacattattgtgtacattattgtgttgtgtacattattgtgttgtgtacattattgtgttatgtacattattgtgttatgtacattattgtgtacattattgtgttgtgtacattattgtgttatgtatattattgtgtacattattgtgttgtgtacattgttgtgttatgtacattattgtgttatgtacattattgtgtacattattgtgttgtgtacattattgtgtcatgtacattattgtgtacattactgtgtacattattgtgttatgtacattattgtgttatatacattattgtgttgtgtacattattgtgttatgtacattattgtgttatgtacattattgtgtacattattgtgttatgtacattattgtgttatgtacattattgtgtacattattgtgttatgtacattattgtgttatgtacattattgtgttgtgtacattattgtgtacattattgtgtcgtgtacattgttgtgttatgtacattattgtgttatgtacattattgtgttatgtacattattgtgttatgtacattattgtgtacattattgtgtcgtgtacattgttgtgttatgtacattattgtgttatgtacattattgtgttatgtacattattgtgttgtgttcattgttgtgttatgtacattattgtgttatgtacattattgtgttatgtacattattgtgtacattattgtgttatgtacattattgtgttatgtatattattgtgtacattattgtgttgtgtacattattgtgttgtgtacattattgtgttatgtacattattgtgttctgtacattattgtgttgtgtatattattgtgttatgtacattattgtgttgtgtaaattattgtgctatgtacattattgtgtacattattgtgttgtgtacattattgtgttgtgtacattattgtgttatgtacattattgtgttctgtacattattgtgttatgtacattattgtgttctgtacattattgtgttatgtacattattgtgtacattattgtgttgtgtacattattgtgttatgtatattattgtgtacattattgtgttgtgtacattgttgtgttatgtacattattgtgttatgtacattattgtgtacattattgtgttgtgtacattattgtgtcatgtacattattgtgtacattactgtgtacattattgtgttatgtacattattgtgttatatacattattgtgttgtgtacattattgtgttatgtacattattgtgttatgtacattattgtgtacattattgtgttatgtacattattgtgttatgtacattattgtgtacattattgtgttatgtacattattgtgttatgtacattattgtgttgtgtacattattgtgtacattattgtgtcgtgtacattgttgtgttatgtacattattgtgttatgtacattattgtgttatgtacattattgtgttatgtacattattgtgtacattattgtgtcgtgtacattgttgtgttatgtacattattgtgttatgtacattattgtgttatgtacattattgtgttgtgttcattgttgtgttatgtacattattgtgttatgtacattattgtgttatgtacattattgtgtacattattgtgttatgtacattattgtgttatgtatattattgtgtacattattgtgttgtgtacattattgtgttgtgtacattattgtgttatgtacattattgtgttctgtacattattgtgttgtgtatattattgtgttatgtacattattgtgttgtgtaaattattgtgctatgtacattattgtgtacattattgtgttgtgtacattattgtgttgtgtacattattgtgttatgtacattattgtgttctgtacattattgtgttgtgtatattattgtgttatgtacattattgtgttaagtacattattgtgttatgtacattattgtgtacattattgtgttatgtacattattgtgttgtgtacattattgtgttatgtacattattgtgttatgtacattattgtttacattattgtgtcgtgtacattgttgtgttatgtacattattgtgttatgtacattattgtgttatgtacattattgtgttgtgtacattattgtgttgtgttcattgttgtgttatgtacattattgtgttatgtacattattgtgttatgtacattattgtgtacattattgtgttatgtacattattgtgttgtgtacattattgtgctatgtacattattgtgtacattattgtgttgtgtacattattgtgttgtgtacattattgtgttatgtacattattgtgttctgtacattattgtgttgtgtatattattgtgttatgtacattattgtgttaagtacattattgtgttatgtacattattgtgtacattattgtgttatgtacattattgtgttgtgtacattattgtgttatgtacattattgtgtacattattgtgttgtgtacattattgtgttatgtacattattgtgttgtgtacattattgtattatgtacattattgtgtacattatagtgttatgtacattattgtgttgtgttcattgttgtgttatgtacattactgtgttatgtacattattgtgttatgtacattattgtgttgtgtacattattgtgttgtgtacattattgtgttatgtacattaatgtgttgtgtacattattgtgttatgtacattattgtgttgtgtacattattgtgttatgtacattattgtgttgtgtccattattgtgttatgtacataattgtgttgtgtacattattgtgttatgtacattattgtgttatgtacattattgtgtacattattgtgttgtgtacattattgtggtaagtacattattgtgttatgtacattgttttgttgcgtacattgttgtgttatgtacattattgtgttgtgttcattgttgtgttatgtacattattgtgttatgtacattattgtgttatgtacattattgtgtacattattgtgttgtgtacattattgtgttgtgtacattattgtgttatgtacattattgtgtacattattgtgttatgtacattattgtgttgtgtacattattgtgttatgtacattattgtgtacattattgtgtacattattgtgttatgtacattattgtgtacattattgtgtacattattgtgttatgtacattattgtgtacattattgtgtacattattgtgttatgtacattattgtgatatgtacattattgtgtacattattgtgtacattattgtgttatgtacattattgtgttatgtacattattgtgtacattattgtgtacattattgtgttatgtacattattgtgttatgtacattattgtgtacattattgtgtacattattgtgttatgtacattattgtgttatgtacattattgtgttgtgtacattattgtattatgtacattattgtgttatatacattattgtgtacattattgtgttatgtacattattgtgttgtgtacattgttgttttatgtacattcttgtgttatgtacattattgtgtaatgtacattattgtgtacattattgtgtacattattgtgttatgtacattattgtgttgtgtacattctagtgttatgtacattattgtgttatgtacattattgtgtacattattgtgttatgtacattattgtgttgtgtacattgtagtgttatgtacattattgtgttatgtacattattgtgtacattattgtgttgtgtacattattgtgttatatacattattgtgttatgtacattattgtgttatgtacattattgtgttgtgtacattgtagtgttatgtacattattgtgttatgtacattattgtgtacattattgtgttgtgtacattattgtgttatgtacattattgtgttgtgtacattattgtgttatgtacattattgtgttgtgtacattcttgtgttatgtacattattgtgttgtgtacattattgtgttatgtacattattgtgttgtgtacattattgtgttatgtacattattgtgttgtgtacattcttgtgttatgtacattattgtgttgtgtacattattgtgttgtgtacattattgtgttatgtacattattgtgttgtgtacattgttgtgttatgtacattattgtgtacattattgtgttgtgtacattgttgtgttgttaaataataaatagcaacaataaacaaatcagtAACTAAATTTGACTATTTATGCTGTTATCATTCAACCCTGCCATTACTGTAGGGTATCTAAGTGTGTGTCCAAAGCATCTGCAGAAGTGTGTCAGGAATAAGAAGTACAGAGGTTTCCAGATGTGATTACTTTCTTAAAATGGTGGTTAAATAGGAGAATAAGCTGACTGATCAAATCACTCAAATCACATACAACATACTCagtaaagtattattattattagtagtagtagtatcttTTGTCCTTCGGTGTTAAATAGGACAAAAATGATCTCCACATGTGATTTATCTCATCACTATCCACGCAGACGGAGGGTCAAATAAATGGTGCTTTCTGGACCAATGCCGTAATCCTGCAGCTTCCTGCCAGAGTCCAGCTGTCTACCGCTGAAGATCAGCCGCTGCTGGTCCTCTGGTGTTCCTTCTTTTTGGCGGACCTTTCTCATCAACTGATCGACGGTCTCTTCATCAGTAATGTCATATGTCTTCGTCTGCCCCTTCTCATTCTTCACGAACACCTGAAGTGGTACGGGAGCCATGGAGATCAGCAGCATCACGGTGGCTCCTGAACTCAATCCGTATTGGCTCACAGTCTTCTGGTCATTGTCCAGGATCTGACCACTGGCTGAAAGCTTCAGGCCTGAGACCCTTGCCCCAAAGTGAGGGGCAATGTGCTGCTTCAGTTCACCGATGGTGGTACTTGGCAGAACATTCACATGCTTCGTTTTTACAGTTATGTCTGTGACGAAGAGCTCCATTGTTTTTTCCTTATTGATGACCTGTGTCTAAAAAAAGCCAAAGATACagatttattcaaatattttactTGACCTATCATCAATAACCATTTTTACAGAAGCTAtgagacaaatataaataacaaataatggaAGTTTATTAGCACCGATTATCACTGTACAAATagttttgtatttcttttaaataattgtgATATAAGTGTTTGCTTTTTACTAGCtaacattaaaaatgaagaGACAGAACCAGAAGACAGCTGGAGAGATTTGATCAAAGTAAGGCTGCAGGCCCTGATGGTATTAGTCCCAGGGTTCTTAATTCCTGCACTACTCAGCTGTCTGGTATCCTGAAGTACATCTACAACCTGAGTCAGATGCAGAAAAGGGTAACGGTGCTATGGAAAACATCAAGT
Proteins encoded in this region:
- the LOC131343166 gene encoding uncharacterized protein LOC131343166 yields the protein MELFVTDITVKTKHVNVLPSTTIGELKQHIAPHFGARVSGLKLSASGQILDNDQKTVSQYGLSSGATVMLLISMAPVPLQVFVKNEKGQTKTYDITDEETVDQLMRKVRQKEGTPEDQQRLIFSGRQLDSGRKLQDYGIGPESTIYLTLRLRG